GTGGCACGCTGGCCGGAAACGCGCGCGCGGCTGCCACGCACGGAGTGGCTCGGCGTACTGTTTATGCTGGTCACGGAGTCTGTGGCCTGGATGAGTGTGGCAAAGGGAGATTGAAATGACGGCGAACAGTTATCTGGAGTATTTTCTCGTTCTATTTGGCTGGGTGATGAACAACGCCCTGTGGGGTATCCTCAGCAACACCGGGCTGTTTGCTCTGCCGCTGGTATTTAAAGTGTTGGGCGTCTGGCTGAAGGTGCGTGAGGAAGGTGCTGATGAGGGCAACAAAGGGCTTCTGGCGTTGCCGCGCATTGAGCACGCCATTTACGTCTCGTATCTGGTGATACTGTTCTGCTGCATCCCGCTGCTGCCAGTAGATATCAGTACCATCAAGTTCGACAGCGCGCGCGCGAAACAGTGTGGCATCAGCGTGCCAACGCCGCAAAACTCCGGCTACAAAGGGCTGGTGAATGACTTTGGCGGTCGCACGGCCGAAGTGCCAATGTGGTGGTATCTGCTGCATATGATGTCGAAAGGGACCACTCAGGCCATGATTGCCTCCATCCCCTGTGGTACCCAACTGCGCCAGATGCGTTTTGACGTGCAGAACACCAAACTGCGCGACCCGGTGCTGCTGCAGGAGGTACAGGACTTTGCCAACCAGTGCTATTCCCGAGCCTATTTCAGGCTGAAGAACAGCAACAGCCAACTGAGTGATGCCACCATTAACTCTGTGGGTTGGATAGGCAGCGACTACTTTCTGAATACCTCTGACTATTACGACGACTACACGTCCATGACGCCCCGTCGCCAATGGCCGTACGACGACAGTCGAGACAGTGGCTACGCTGATACCGGTCAGGGAGGCTATCCTACCTGCAAGACCTGGTGGTCAGACAGCAGCGTCGGGCTGCGGAAACGCGTGCTGGAGAGCTTCAGCGATAGCACGCGTAAAGAGATGCAGCGTCAGTTCCCTGGCTCACAATGGGAAGAGCCCGCACTGCGGTGGCTGGTGAGTCCGCGAAATGCTGGCCTGTCCGGCAGCGGTGTAACTTACATTGCTGGCAGAGGCGACACTGCTAGCGGTATTGGGAACAGCTTGTCGCGCTTCACCTCTACTATCGGACTGGGTATGAAACAAGTGGAGGCTTTACCAGGCTTTGATGCCTTAAAGCAGGCGCTGCCGATGATCCAGGCGCTGCTGCAAATGATGATCATCATAGTAATACCGGTACAGGTGATGTTCAGCGCCTATGAGCCTAAAACGATTGTGACTATCTCGTTTGCACTGTTTGCATTGCAGTTCATTACCTTCTGGTGGGAACTGGCGGGTTGGTTGGACGACAGGTTGATCACCATTTTGTATTCCAGCCTGGCCGCAAGTGGACTGGCATCGGGGGTGCCCATTGCGGATTTCCTGAGCTCTCCTCGTGATGGCTGGATCATGAATCTTGTATTGGGAATGATGTACGTGGTATTTCCTGGGTTCTGGGTGGGGATGCTGGGTTGGGTGGGTGTCAAAATAGGAGGAATTGCGGAAGGGTTTATCAAGGGGGGCGCTCAGGCACAACAGGCTGGCCAAGAAGGGGGAGCTATGGCGGGGGAGGCAGTAAAATCCGGTGTAAAAAGAATTCTCTAAAAATTAAACCCTTTTTCAAGACTGCCAGGAAGTTTGCTGGCAGTCCCTAATAATCTTTATCGATTCTGGAATCGCCCACATACCAGCCATAACCTTCGGCACCATCACGAAAACCATCTTTCTGCTTTTTTTTCTTTATAGAAGCTGAATCCGGTATAAAAGATGCAATCAACGCCGCCGCAGAACATGCTACTCTGAAAGAATCTTTCAAATCCTTGCCAAAGCTGCGTCCATTTTCATACTTATGTAATTCTTTTTTCCAGTCACTGGCCATCGTCACGCCCTTTTTAAGATACTAATTCAATATGGCCAAGTTACTAAATTTCTCTGCAAGCAGCAACTTTTGAGCAGTATCAATTGACAATGATGGAATGGATCGCTAACAACTATCTAATATGTAAAGACAGCCCTAATATTTAAGACATTATTGGAGCTAAAATCAGAAACTTGTGCAAGAAGAAGTGGACGCACATGCCGTTGGCAGAAGGCCCCGCCATTACAGCGACAGCATCCTGAAGAAGCTTATCACGTCTGTGAAATCCCCGGGCAGCATGCCATTTTGTGAAAAGTTACATGATGTGTTTCTGATACTACTAACCGAATGCTTGTGATGCACAGTAGTTGAACGTTGATAAGGCTGTCTGACTGGTGCACAGAGTATTTATGTGAGCAAAATTATTCAAGATATTTTGGATAAGATGTAAGCTTGTCTATTTTTGAAAAATCTATAGTTCATTGCCAACTCAATAGGCGGAGGACGTAATTCTAATAATATTTATCATGGTGGCGACGATTTCACACGTGGTCATGCCTTTGGCGTACAGAGATAAAATCTGGCTGTCCATCTGCGTAATACGCGTCTGGTTTTTCTTAATCAGCTGCGGTTCGAAGGTATTTTCACGGTCACGCGGCGTGTTCAGTTCGATCTCGCCGTCATCGCAGAGCAGCGTTTTTGACGAGAAGCCATTGCGGGTGTTGGTGCCGGTTTTAGGTGCATTTTTCTCATGCCCGAGATGGTCAGTCAGTTCCGCATTGAGCGCTGTTTCGACGGTTAATTTCGTCAGCATCCGGGAAAACTGATTGAGGTCGGCTTCGGTTTTGAGGCCTTTAGCCAGTTCTGCCGCAAGGGCTCTGAGTTTCTTGTCGTCCATAATTTGCCTGTCTCCGTTGTTGGAGTGAACATATCAAAAACAGGCAATTACACAATTTAAATTACAGGCTCGTACGGTGCTTTAACGTGAAGTTCATCTGATATCGTTCCATTGTCTGTCTTGGTTTTCCCAATCTTCCCTTTCTGCTTCCCAGCTTTCACTCCACTCTTCATTTTGTTTTTTGCGTTCGGGAGAGGTAGTCAGAACATCTGCTATCCCAGCCAGTATGGCCGCTCCACATGCATTGGTTGCACTGGAGAATTCAAGTGGTTCTAGCGCTTTACATTTCAGCTTTGCTTCGTCATAAACGATGTTACGACGTTTACCGACGAACCGTGCCAGAGTGATGCTCAGGTCGTCAGCATCGAAGCCACTTTTACTCATGGTAAATGCTCCTTTTACTTGGGCTAGCTGGTTAATCCTTCACTAATTTTGACTTTAGCGCCTCGTAAACGTCTTCCCGACGGTCAACAGTTATGACGGTGATAACCACATCAACCTCTCCATCGTCACTTTCCAGCACATGGTAGACAAGCCTGAAACCATCCATACGCAATTTAATTTTGTAACATTTTTCGACACCAGACAACTTATGTTTTATCGGGGTCAGTGCTGCCAGCGATTCAGCCCGTTTTTTTAATTTCTTTCGAAAGGTCTCTCTGATTTTGCTGTCCAGAGCATTCCATTCCTTTAGCGCTGATTTCTTAAATTTCAGTCGCGTTTTTAAGGCAGTCCCGGACAATCAGAGGTTCTCCCAACTGACATCAACTTCATCTTCATCCTGGCGGCTACGGACAATATTAGCAAGCTCACGATCTTCAATGGCATCCAGCATTGCCGCATAAAGCTCCGCAGGAATGCAGTAGAACGAAGGTTTACTGTGGTTCAGGATAGCTACTGGTCGCCCCCCTGCTGACATCACTATCGCCGTCGGATTTTTTTTTAGCTCACTGATAGTGGCTGAGCGATTAGCAAGGATTGCAGTTATCATTTAAAACCTCAATTAAGACCTGTTTTTAGCCCTAATGATAGTGAGAAAATCTTGTGAAAGCAATAACGAATAGTCCGTTTTTTGAGCGCGATCCGGTTGTTATCGTCCGTGTAAAAAATGAATCCAGAACAACATTCATATAATGCGTGATTGTATTCCACGTTGTCAGAAGGCAGGTTGAGAATATATTAAAATGGTTTTGGCCAGAATGATAACCTTCGGGATAATGTACTAACGTCACAGCTGAACATCTTACCATCGGAATTACCCCATTCCTGGTATTTTGAAAGAGGGATTTGAAGATCTGTTTTGCTGGCATAATTAATTACGTTACCACTGGATGCAGTGCAAC
The sequence above is drawn from the Serratia symbiotica genome and encodes:
- a CDS encoding conjugal transfer protein TraG N-terminal domain-containing protein, whose translation is MTANSYLEYFLVLFGWVMNNALWGILSNTGLFALPLVFKVLGVWLKVREEGADEGNKGLLALPRIEHAIYVSYLVILFCCIPLLPVDISTIKFDSARAKQCGISVPTPQNSGYKGLVNDFGGRTAEVPMWWYLLHMMSKGTTQAMIASIPCGTQLRQMRFDVQNTKLRDPVLLQEVQDFANQCYSRAYFRLKNSNSQLSDATINSVGWIGSDYFLNTSDYYDDYTSMTPRRQWPYDDSRDSGYADTGQGGYPTCKTWWSDSSVGLRKRVLESFSDSTRKEMQRQFPGSQWEEPALRWLVSPRNAGLSGSGVTYIAGRGDTASGIGNSLSRFTSTIGLGMKQVEALPGFDALKQALPMIQALLQMMIIIVIPVQVMFSAYEPKTIVTISFALFALQFITFWWELAGWLDDRLITILYSSLAASGLASGVPIADFLSSPRDGWIMNLVLGMMYVVFPGFWVGMLGWVGVKIGGIAEGFIKGGAQAQQAGQEGGAMAGEAVKSGVKRIL
- a CDS encoding type II toxin-antitoxin system RelE family toxin, with the protein product MSGTALKTRLKFKKSALKEWNALDSKIRETFRKKLKKRAESLAALTPIKHKLSGVEKCYKIKLRMDGFRLVYHVLESDDGEVDVVITVITVDRREDVYEALKSKLVKD
- a CDS encoding type II toxin-antitoxin system Phd/YefM family antitoxin translates to MITAILANRSATISELKKNPTAIVMSAGGRPVAILNHSKPSFYCIPAELYAAMLDAIEDRELANIVRSRQDEDEVDVSWENL